One Deltaproteobacteria bacterium CG2_30_66_27 genomic window carries:
- a CDS encoding malate dehydrogenase: MARKKIALIGGGQIGGVLAQLCAQRELGDVVLFDIVEGLPQGKCLDIAEVGPVEGFDVSLKGTNSYADIAGSDLVIVTAGLPRKPGMSRDDLIGVNSKIMSQVAEGIKTYAPNSFVIVISNPLDAMVTLCQKITGFPNNRIIGQAGVLDSARFTAFIAWELGVSVRDVSAMTLGGHGDSMVPLVRYASVAGIPVMELLERKYGNAAKAKEVMDAMVNRTRKAGGEVVALLKTGSAFFSPAAAALAMSESILKDQKRVLPCCVYLNGEFGVKGYFVGVPAVLGANGVEKVVEFKLDAEEQAMMDKSVAAVKGLVGTLK, from the coding sequence ATGGCAAGGAAGAAGATCGCTCTCATCGGCGGCGGTCAGATCGGCGGCGTGCTGGCGCAGCTGTGCGCCCAACGCGAACTCGGTGACGTCGTGCTGTTCGACATCGTCGAAGGATTGCCCCAGGGCAAATGCCTCGACATCGCGGAAGTCGGCCCGGTGGAAGGGTTCGACGTCTCCCTGAAGGGGACCAACAGCTACGCCGACATCGCCGGCTCCGACCTTGTCATCGTCACGGCGGGCCTTCCCCGCAAGCCGGGGATGAGTCGCGACGACCTGATCGGCGTCAATTCGAAGATCATGTCCCAGGTCGCCGAGGGGATCAAGACGTACGCCCCGAACTCCTTCGTCATCGTCATCTCCAACCCGCTCGATGCGATGGTGACCCTCTGCCAGAAGATCACCGGATTCCCCAACAACCGGATCATCGGGCAGGCCGGGGTCCTCGATTCGGCCCGCTTCACGGCCTTCATCGCATGGGAACTCGGCGTCTCCGTGCGGGACGTGAGCGCGATGACCCTCGGCGGTCACGGCGACTCCATGGTTCCCCTGGTCCGGTACGCCTCCGTGGCCGGGATCCCCGTCATGGAACTGCTGGAGCGGAAATACGGCAACGCCGCCAAGGCGAAGGAAGTGATGGACGCGATGGTCAACCGCACCCGGAAGGCCGGCGGTGAAGTGGTCGCCCTTTTGAAGACCGGTTCCGCCTTCTTCTCCCCGGCGGCGGCGGCGTTGGCGATGTCCGAGTCGATCCTGAAGGACCAGAAGCGGGTCCTGCCGTGCTGCGTCTACCTGAACGGCGAGTTCGGCGTGAAGGGGTACTTCGTCGGCGTGCCCGCGGTGCTCGGCGCAAACGGCGTCGAGAAGGTGGTCGAGTTCAAGCTCGACGCCGAGGAGCAGGCGATGATGGACAAGTCCGTCGCGGCTGTCAAGGGGCTGGTCGGCACCCTCAAGTAG